From a region of the Enterobacter cancerogenus genome:
- a CDS encoding PhzF family phenazine biosynthesis protein → MKNNGQQRIPFYQVDAFSNGPFTGNPAAVCLLDAWPDDKVLQRIATENNLSETGFVIKQGDDFGLRWFTPAVEVDLCGHATLAAASVLLSRNEAGERMRFHTRSGVLTVTACNGVYTLDFPLVTPVRIAPPQGLFAALGLHEDAGEVWQASDLIVVINDENSLDLLKPDFNALEKFDTRGVVVTVASRDVDFRSRWFGPQVGVNEDPVTGSAHTFLAPLWSEKLGKKTLHAQQGGSRKGELTCEIKDNGRVALSGEACLIIEGAYIL, encoded by the coding sequence GTGAAAAATAACGGGCAGCAACGCATTCCGTTTTACCAGGTAGACGCGTTCTCTAACGGGCCTTTTACGGGCAATCCGGCGGCGGTTTGCCTGCTGGATGCGTGGCCGGATGACAAAGTTCTGCAGCGCATCGCCACGGAAAACAATCTTTCTGAAACCGGGTTTGTCATTAAACAGGGCGACGATTTCGGGCTGCGCTGGTTTACGCCCGCGGTAGAGGTGGATCTCTGCGGCCATGCGACGCTCGCGGCGGCCAGCGTCCTGCTGAGCCGTAACGAGGCGGGCGAGCGGATGCGCTTTCATACGCGCAGCGGCGTGCTGACCGTCACCGCCTGTAACGGCGTTTATACACTCGATTTTCCGCTTGTGACGCCCGTCAGGATCGCCCCGCCGCAAGGCCTGTTCGCGGCGCTGGGGCTTCACGAGGACGCGGGCGAAGTCTGGCAGGCATCCGACCTTATCGTGGTTATTAATGATGAAAACTCGCTGGATTTGCTGAAGCCGGATTTCAACGCGCTGGAAAAATTCGATACCCGCGGCGTTGTGGTCACGGTAGCGTCACGCGACGTCGATTTCCGCTCCCGCTGGTTTGGCCCGCAGGTTGGCGTGAACGAGGATCCGGTCACGGGTTCCGCACACACCTTCCTCGCCCCGCTGTGGAGTGAGAAGCTCGGGAAAAAAACGCTTCATGCGCAACAGGGCGGCAGCCGCAAAGGTGAGCTGACCTGCGAGATAAAAGATAACGGACGCGTCGCACTCTCCGGTGAGGCATGTCTGATTATCGAAGGCGCGTATATTTTGTAA
- a CDS encoding DUF2000 domain-containing protein has product MFEDNQKKLYIIVNRQQDPALLLNATAHVAAGIMRKAEDVLFNDYPNAESGLRASLSHYPVVILQAKNSNQLKTALLKCQEAGIETNFFTTTMLGPSSEIQIRDTQKAALDSLEFVAIALYGDTDSMACVTKKFSLYKQA; this is encoded by the coding sequence ATGTTTGAAGACAACCAAAAAAAGCTCTACATCATTGTCAATCGTCAACAGGATCCGGCACTGCTTCTGAATGCCACCGCCCATGTCGCGGCCGGTATCATGCGCAAAGCCGAAGACGTGCTGTTTAATGATTATCCGAATGCAGAGAGCGGGCTGCGTGCCTCGCTTAGCCACTATCCGGTGGTGATCCTGCAGGCAAAAAATAGCAATCAATTAAAAACAGCGCTGCTTAAGTGTCAGGAGGCGGGCATAGAAACCAATTTCTTTACCACCACCATGCTGGGGCCTTCCAGCGAAATTCAGATCCGCGACACGCAAAAAGCCGCCCTGGATTCGCTCGAGTTTGTGGCTATCGCGCTTTACGGCGATACCGACTCAATGGCATGTGTGACCAAAAAATTCTCTCTCTATAAGCAGGCCTAA
- a CDS encoding DMT family transporter, which translates to MTLSKSVTALIAAVSIEIIATTLLSLSNSFQRPTIGMTAILFYGISYYFLSVALRRIHIGVAYAIWSAVGILSITYIQTRCFDYILTQSAWIGVCLVISGTVILNLAIKQK; encoded by the coding sequence GTGACGTTATCCAAAAGCGTTACCGCGCTTATTGCTGCGGTATCCATAGAAATTATTGCCACAACGTTATTATCGTTATCAAATAGTTTTCAGCGCCCTACCATTGGCATGACGGCAATACTGTTTTATGGCATAAGTTATTATTTCTTATCCGTCGCGTTACGCAGAATTCACATTGGCGTAGCATATGCCATCTGGTCTGCGGTGGGCATACTCAGTATTACCTATATTCAGACGCGCTGCTTCGATTATATTCTGACGCAGAGCGCATGGATCGGCGTCTGCCTTGTGATAAGCGGCACGGTAATTTTAAACCTGGCCATTAAACAAAAATAA
- a CDS encoding helix-turn-helix transcriptional regulator, with protein sequence MKSDYAKEIELISGPLEAAMDALASTLSANQEVVLHNLTRPECSVVKIINGHVSGRKAGDNLLSGPEKDKGFALLLKNRQDSTPVTVKDYKTATLSGKILNSASTLYFSEDGIPLMAFCINVDTSPYEQMRKSLDAVMACARPDSDAQDINLGGLIEQSIQEIIDKHSVPGKKIQKAQRLKIVAEMHAKGIFKMRGGVQHAAQALGITRYTVYNDLEVLGEK encoded by the coding sequence ATGAAATCAGATTACGCCAAAGAGATTGAACTGATTTCCGGGCCGCTGGAAGCGGCAATGGACGCGCTGGCAAGCACATTATCGGCCAATCAGGAGGTGGTGCTGCATAACCTCACCAGGCCGGAGTGCTCGGTTGTCAAAATCATCAACGGCCACGTTAGCGGCAGAAAGGCCGGTGACAATCTCCTGTCCGGCCCTGAGAAGGACAAAGGGTTCGCCCTGTTGCTTAAAAACCGCCAGGACAGTACCCCGGTCACGGTAAAAGATTATAAAACCGCGACGTTATCAGGAAAGATCCTCAACAGCGCCTCGACGCTCTATTTCAGCGAAGACGGTATTCCCCTGATGGCCTTCTGCATCAACGTCGATACCTCGCCGTATGAACAAATGCGCAAAAGCCTGGACGCCGTGATGGCCTGCGCGCGCCCTGACTCCGACGCACAGGATATTAATCTCGGCGGCCTGATTGAGCAGTCTATTCAGGAAATTATTGATAAGCATTCGGTTCCGGGTAAGAAAATCCAGAAAGCACAGCGGCTTAAAATCGTTGCTGAAATGCACGCTAAAGGCATTTTTAAAATGCGGGGCGGCGTTCAGCACGCGGCCCAGGCCTTGGGCATAACACGTTATACGGTTTATAACGATCTCGAGGTATTGGGTGAAAAATAA
- a CDS encoding bifunctional diguanylate cyclase/phosphodiesterase, translated as MSNAFNARIYPLTLLHTILLFLAITFATVFCTVFFMLKHASQDILNTMSDKIISSKGETIKNTINYYIDTPRQVNSIITHALQKNTREHVDLVKVRSELLNVMETVFADNYYLSSTAFGSVEGDYVGIARELSAQNKEYLTQKSKSTGNNLTFYSGTSEASGIDDVISGYDMFQRPWYAQVYKEKKSSWTNAYRDMNSTSAVSISYSSPTYDLNGKFIGVVSSDLRLTELNKSLEKIKPFDGSILIVVNENNQIVAASDSSLTRGDKHGRLTDQHGFDIPYLKDSSLPVVKKVGQLIDHKLPARVSRISVNDSQYFVLVLPLMDNNHLLNWKSVIIVPEKIMLKELENFKYLGFLGLFGIFSLGLILILVVVSKVISPLRAILNKTDELTSYRWTLPEDKWVFPEIAQLEQSFWKLSRHLAKSFDALEKQINLDATTGLLTRAGLTSKEETFAQRNLLAVISVDNMNAITNSLGYEYGNEFIRAFIDKMQTTFPQGTLICRDAVDKFIAIFPGMHQHADVEWYQQLITNLFTDKYHPKESLPKKFVFTGYAGAVLSRVTKSTLTEAIMNAGIALEYARKSTTCHAMLFTESMHAQEVYNLQLHENLSRGIYNQEFHLVLQPIVDLSTGQCTEGECLIRWHSKEMGIVPPDRFIALAEETGLILPLGNWIIERACLELADLITRGASDDFKLHINISARQLLSADFAWFLLDAIKSNGLKNQNICIEITETVLLQEIERTRKTLQYLRRHGITVAIDDFGSGFSSLSYLNILPFDAVKIDRTFTAGVLTDQKCESIISSIVTLTNGFSVPLIAEGIEDDATRLKLIDLGCMKAQGYYFKKPAPFSDFVCSNGNIIL; from the coding sequence ATGAGTAATGCGTTTAACGCCAGGATCTATCCTCTGACATTGTTGCATACCATTCTGCTGTTTTTAGCGATCACCTTCGCGACGGTTTTCTGCACCGTGTTCTTTATGCTTAAACATGCCAGTCAGGACATACTGAACACCATGAGCGATAAGATCATCAGCTCAAAGGGGGAAACGATAAAAAATACCATCAATTACTATATTGATACCCCGCGTCAGGTGAATTCCATTATTACGCATGCGCTGCAAAAGAATACCCGCGAGCATGTCGATCTGGTGAAGGTCCGTTCCGAACTGCTCAACGTCATGGAAACCGTTTTTGCAGATAACTATTACTTAAGCTCAACGGCATTTGGATCGGTTGAGGGCGACTATGTCGGTATCGCCAGGGAGTTAAGCGCACAAAACAAAGAATACCTGACGCAAAAGTCAAAAAGCACGGGTAATAACCTGACTTTTTATAGCGGCACCTCGGAAGCCTCAGGCATTGATGATGTGATTTCAGGCTATGATATGTTTCAGCGGCCGTGGTATGCCCAGGTGTATAAAGAGAAAAAATCGTCCTGGACCAATGCCTACCGCGACATGAACTCGACCAGCGCGGTAAGTATCTCTTACAGTTCACCCACCTACGATCTCAACGGGAAGTTCATCGGTGTGGTTTCAAGCGATCTTCGCTTAACGGAGCTCAATAAGTCTCTTGAGAAGATCAAACCCTTTGACGGCAGTATCCTGATCGTGGTGAATGAAAATAATCAGATTGTGGCCGCCTCTGACAGCTCTTTAACCCGGGGAGACAAACATGGGCGATTAACCGATCAGCACGGTTTTGATATCCCCTATTTGAAGGACTCCTCCCTGCCGGTGGTAAAAAAGGTAGGGCAGTTAATTGACCATAAACTACCGGCGCGTGTATCACGTATCAGTGTAAACGATTCGCAGTATTTTGTTCTGGTACTGCCATTAATGGATAATAACCATCTGTTGAACTGGAAAAGCGTGATTATTGTTCCTGAGAAAATCATGCTTAAAGAGCTGGAGAACTTTAAATACCTCGGCTTTTTAGGCTTGTTCGGGATATTTTCGCTTGGGTTAATACTCATACTCGTTGTGGTATCAAAAGTGATATCCCCGCTTCGCGCGATATTAAATAAAACAGATGAACTTACCAGCTACCGCTGGACGTTACCGGAAGATAAGTGGGTTTTTCCCGAAATTGCCCAGCTTGAGCAATCCTTCTGGAAGCTGTCTCGTCACCTGGCGAAAAGTTTCGACGCGCTTGAAAAGCAAATCAACCTGGATGCCACCACGGGACTGCTCACGCGTGCAGGCTTAACCAGTAAAGAGGAAACCTTTGCGCAAAGGAATCTCCTGGCGGTTATCAGTGTTGATAATATGAACGCGATTACAAACTCCCTTGGATATGAGTATGGCAATGAATTTATCCGGGCGTTTATCGATAAAATGCAAACGACTTTTCCTCAGGGTACCCTGATATGTCGCGATGCGGTCGATAAATTCATTGCCATTTTCCCCGGGATGCATCAACACGCTGATGTGGAATGGTATCAACAGCTCATCACCAACCTGTTTACTGATAAATACCACCCGAAGGAGTCCCTGCCTAAGAAGTTTGTTTTTACCGGTTATGCGGGGGCTGTCCTGAGCCGGGTGACGAAAAGTACGCTGACGGAAGCGATAATGAACGCCGGGATTGCGCTCGAATACGCCCGTAAAAGCACGACCTGTCATGCCATGCTGTTTACAGAGTCCATGCACGCTCAGGAAGTCTATAACCTTCAGTTACATGAAAACTTAAGCCGGGGCATCTATAACCAGGAGTTCCATCTGGTTCTGCAGCCTATTGTCGATCTCAGCACCGGGCAATGCACTGAGGGCGAGTGCCTGATACGCTGGCATTCCAAAGAGATGGGGATTGTGCCGCCTGACAGGTTTATCGCGCTTGCGGAAGAGACGGGATTAATATTGCCTTTAGGTAACTGGATTATTGAGCGCGCCTGCCTTGAGCTGGCGGATCTGATTACGCGTGGCGCGTCAGACGATTTTAAACTGCATATTAATATTTCCGCCAGACAGCTGCTGAGCGCGGATTTCGCCTGGTTTTTACTGGACGCCATTAAATCAAACGGTTTGAAGAACCAAAATATTTGCATCGAAATCACCGAAACGGTACTGCTTCAGGAAATTGAGCGTACCCGGAAAACGTTGCAGTATCTTCGCCGACACGGCATCACTGTGGCTATCGATGATTTCGGCTCAGGCTTTTCCAGCCTCTCTTACCTGAATATTTTACCGTTTGACGCGGTGAAGATAGATCGTACCTTTACGGCGGGTGTGTTAACCGATCAAAAATGCGAGTCAATTATCTCCTCTATCGTGACGTTAACCAACGGGTTTTCCGTTCCGCTTATCGCTGAAGGCATTGAAGATGACGCTACACGGTTGAAATTAATTGACCTGGGGTGCATGAAAGCGCAGGGCTATTATTTTAAAAAACCCGCGCCGTTCAGCGACTTTGTATGCAGTAACGGCAACATTATCTTATAA
- a CDS encoding GGDEF domain-containing protein — protein MTPRLQFIISFIIFILSPMCLFIGYKKTDKEMNDTEQKINILIKKNALIEAIGEDFLYSSTPNPNQGGKLRTTYQHYITALKSSALPASIVSPELDKTKAMMLAASRHNIAKMRTYFATDNFAREIQSVNQRSTRRTTWIKLSLLLCLPLLISLVRTVYHYYLTTRFKLLAKDYYRDSLTKVYNRNYLDVALKSHQSSHLLIVDVDDFKRVNDKYGHYTGDVVLAEIARNISQSVRSHDIVIRFGGDEFLVMLHDTTLEEAKKIARRIARPEKKTLMVNREEITLPTVSIGMADFNDSFVNSFNLADKAIYKMKNNGKGGVYHE, from the coding sequence ATGACGCCACGATTACAGTTCATAATTTCATTTATTATCTTTATTCTTAGCCCGATGTGTCTGTTCATAGGCTATAAAAAAACAGACAAAGAGATGAATGACACTGAGCAAAAAATCAATATCCTGATAAAGAAAAATGCGCTAATCGAGGCGATAGGCGAGGATTTCCTGTACTCTTCCACCCCCAATCCCAATCAGGGGGGAAAGTTGCGCACTACCTATCAACACTATATCACTGCGCTTAAGAGCAGTGCGCTGCCTGCGTCTATCGTTAGCCCTGAACTTGATAAAACGAAGGCGATGATGCTGGCCGCGAGCCGGCATAATATCGCTAAAATGAGGACGTACTTTGCAACGGATAACTTTGCCAGGGAAATTCAATCTGTTAACCAGCGTTCTACCCGCAGAACGACCTGGATTAAGCTATCACTGCTGCTTTGCCTCCCGCTGTTAATTTCCCTGGTGCGGACGGTTTATCATTATTACCTCACCACCCGGTTCAAGTTACTGGCAAAGGATTATTATCGGGACTCGCTGACCAAAGTATATAACCGGAATTATCTGGACGTGGCGTTGAAATCGCACCAGTCGTCACATCTGCTCATCGTAGACGTTGATGATTTCAAACGGGTCAATGATAAATATGGCCACTACACGGGAGATGTGGTTCTGGCGGAAATTGCCCGCAATATCTCTCAGTCCGTCAGGAGTCATGACATTGTCATTCGGTTTGGCGGCGATGAATTCCTGGTCATGCTGCATGACACCACGCTCGAAGAAGCCAAAAAGATCGCGCGCAGAATCGCCAGGCCGGAAAAAAAGACGCTGATGGTGAACCGGGAAGAAATCACCCTGCCGACCGTTTCTATCGGTATGGCTGACTTTAATGATTCATTCGTCAACAGTTTTAATTTAGCCGATAAAGCTATCTATAAAATGAAAAATAATGGCAAGGGAGGGGTATATCATGAGTAA
- the betI gene encoding transcriptional regulator BetI translates to MPKLGMQPIRRRQLIDATLEAINEVGMHDATVAQIARRAGVSTGIISHYFKDKNGLLEATMRDITGQLRDAVLNRLHALPHGSAEQRLQAIVSGNFDETQVSSAAMKAWLAFWASSMHQPMLYRLQQVSSRRLLSNLVYEFRRELPRDQAQEAGYGLAALIDGLWLRAALSGKPLDKTLAQSLTSHFISQHLPTD, encoded by the coding sequence ATGCCCAAACTGGGGATGCAGCCGATCCGGCGCAGGCAGCTGATCGACGCCACGCTGGAAGCAATTAATGAAGTGGGAATGCACGACGCCACCGTGGCGCAGATCGCCCGCCGGGCGGGGGTATCCACGGGGATCATCAGCCACTACTTCAAAGACAAAAACGGCCTGCTGGAAGCGACCATGCGCGACATCACGGGCCAGCTGCGCGACGCGGTGCTGAACCGCCTGCACGCCTTGCCGCACGGCAGCGCCGAACAGCGTTTGCAGGCAATTGTCAGCGGCAACTTCGATGAAACCCAGGTCAGCAGCGCAGCAATGAAAGCCTGGCTGGCCTTCTGGGCGAGCAGCATGCACCAGCCGATGCTTTACCGATTGCAGCAGGTGAGCAGCCGCCGCCTGCTGTCGAACCTGGTGTACGAGTTTCGTCGTGAACTGCCGCGTGACCAGGCGCAGGAGGCAGGCTACGGGCTGGCGGCCCTGATCGACGGGCTGTGGCTACGCGCTGCCCTCAGCGGCAAACCGCTGGATAAAACCCTGGCCCAGTCGCTCACCAGCCACTTTATCAGCCAGCATTTACCGACCGATTAA
- a CDS encoding DMT family transporter — MMFTLLTYLFWLIISVTMEVIGTLLLPQTDNFKNKSVTLLCMVCYVMSFYALSMLMDAVTPVVAYAVWSGFGIVMIALMSSIFYQMRSSVLEKVGICCIVAGLIVIAV; from the coding sequence ATGATGTTTACACTATTGACTTACCTCTTCTGGCTGATTATTTCAGTCACCATGGAAGTTATTGGTACGCTACTGCTACCCCAAACGGATAACTTTAAAAATAAATCCGTGACGCTTTTATGCATGGTCTGTTACGTCATGTCCTTTTATGCCCTGTCAATGCTGATGGATGCGGTAACACCGGTCGTCGCTTATGCCGTCTGGTCAGGTTTTGGCATTGTCATGATCGCGTTGATGAGCAGCATCTTTTATCAAATGCGCAGCAGCGTGCTGGAAAAGGTGGGGATCTGCTGCATCGTGGCCGGTCTGATTGTGATAGCGGTTTAA
- the betA gene encoding choline dehydrogenase, whose protein sequence is MQFDYIIIGAGSAGNVLATRLTEDPNTTVLLLEAGGPDYRFDFRTQMPAALAFPLQGKRYNWAYETEPEPYMNNRRMECGRGKGLGGSSLINGMCYVRGNAMDLDNWAKEAGLEHWSYLNCLPYYRKAETRDVGPNDYHGGDGPVSVTTSKPGVNPLFEAMVEAGVQAGYPRTDDLNGYQQEGFGPMDRTVTPQGRRASTARGYLDQAKPRPNLTIRTHAMTDHIIFDGKRAVGVEWLEGESTIPSKATANKEVLLCAGAIASPQILQRSGVGNAELLKQFDIPLVHDLPGVGENLQDHLEMYLQYECKEPVSLYPALQWWNQPKIGAEWLFGGTGVGASNHFEAGGFIRSREEFAWPNIQYHFLPVAINYNGSNAVKEHGFQCHVGSMRSPSRGHVRIKSRDPHQHPAILFNYMSHEQDWQEFRDAIRITREIMHQPALDKYRGREISPGVECQTDEQLDEFVRNHAETAFHPCGTCKMGYDEMAVVDGEGRVHGLEGLRVVDASIMPQIITGNLNATTIMIGEKIADAIRGREPLAKSTAAYYVANGAPVRR, encoded by the coding sequence TTGCAATTTGACTACATCATTATTGGAGCCGGCTCTGCCGGCAACGTGCTGGCAACACGACTGACTGAAGATCCGAACACCACCGTACTGCTGCTTGAAGCGGGCGGCCCGGATTACCGTTTTGACTTCCGCACCCAGATGCCCGCCGCGCTGGCGTTTCCGCTGCAGGGCAAGCGCTACAACTGGGCGTATGAAACCGAGCCAGAACCGTATATGAACAACCGCCGCATGGAGTGCGGACGCGGTAAAGGGCTGGGCGGCTCATCGCTGATCAACGGCATGTGCTACGTGCGCGGTAACGCCATGGATCTGGATAACTGGGCGAAGGAAGCCGGGCTGGAGCACTGGAGCTATCTCAACTGCCTGCCCTACTACCGCAAGGCGGAGACGCGCGACGTGGGGCCGAATGACTACCACGGCGGCGACGGTCCGGTGAGCGTTACCACCTCCAAACCGGGCGTGAACCCGCTGTTTGAGGCGATGGTGGAAGCGGGCGTGCAGGCGGGTTATCCGCGCACCGACGATCTCAATGGCTACCAGCAGGAAGGCTTCGGGCCGATGGATCGCACCGTCACGCCGCAGGGCCGACGCGCCAGCACGGCACGCGGCTATCTGGACCAGGCGAAACCGCGCCCGAACCTGACCATCCGTACTCACGCCATGACCGATCACATTATCTTTGACGGCAAACGTGCGGTGGGCGTCGAGTGGCTGGAGGGCGAAAGCACTATCCCGTCGAAAGCAACGGCGAACAAAGAAGTGCTGCTGTGCGCGGGGGCGATTGCCTCTCCGCAGATCCTTCAGCGTTCCGGCGTGGGCAACGCTGAACTCCTGAAGCAGTTCGACATTCCGCTGGTGCATGACTTACCCGGCGTGGGTGAGAACCTGCAGGATCACCTGGAGATGTATCTCCAGTACGAGTGCAAAGAGCCGGTCTCCCTCTACCCTGCCCTGCAGTGGTGGAACCAGCCGAAAATTGGCGCGGAGTGGCTGTTTGGCGGCACCGGCGTGGGCGCAAGCAACCACTTCGAAGCGGGCGGGTTTATCCGCAGCCGCGAGGAGTTCGCGTGGCCGAATATTCAGTACCACTTCCTGCCGGTGGCGATTAACTACAACGGCTCGAACGCGGTGAAAGAGCACGGTTTCCAGTGTCACGTCGGCTCCATGCGCTCGCCGAGCCGCGGGCACGTGCGGATCAAATCCCGCGACCCGCATCAGCATCCGGCGATCCTGTTTAACTACATGTCCCACGAACAGGACTGGCAGGAGTTTCGCGACGCGATCCGCATCACCCGCGAGATCATGCACCAGCCCGCGCTGGACAAATACCGTGGCCGGGAAATCAGCCCGGGCGTGGAGTGCCAGACCGACGAGCAGCTGGACGAGTTCGTGCGTAACCACGCTGAAACCGCCTTCCACCCGTGCGGCACCTGCAAGATGGGCTACGACGAGATGGCGGTGGTAGATGGCGAAGGCCGTGTTCACGGGCTGGAAGGGTTACGCGTGGTGGATGCGTCGATCATGCCGCAAATCATCACCGGCAACCTGAACGCCACCACCATTATGATTGGCGAGAAAATTGCCGATGCGATCCGCGGGCGCGAGCCGCTGGCGAAAAGCACGGCAGCCTATTATGTGGCGAACGGCGCACCGGTGCGCCGGTAA
- the betB gene encoding betaine-aldehyde dehydrogenase, which yields MSRMAEQQLYINGGYTSATSGRTFETINPANGDVLATVQAAGREDVDRAVESAQRGQKIWAAMTAMERSRILRRAVEILRERNDELAKLETLDTGKAFSETSTVDIVTGADVLEYYAGLIPALEGSQIPLRDTSFVYTRREPLGVVAGIGAWNYPIQIALWKSAPALAAGNAMIFKPSEVTPLTALKLAEIYTEAGLPDGVFNVLPGVGAETGQFLTEHPGIAKVSFTGGVASGKKVMANSAASSLKEVTMELGGKSPLIIFDDADLDLAADIAMMANFFSSGQVCTNGTRVFVPAKYKAAFEQKIVERVGRIRAGDLFDENTNFGPLVSFPHRDNVLRYIAKGKEEGARVLCGGDVLKGEGFDNGAWVAPTVFTDCTDEMTIVREEIFGPVMSILTYHTDEEAIRRANDTDYGLAAGIVTADLNRAHGAIHQLEAGICWINTWGESAAEMPVGGYKHSGIGRENGVMTLQSYTQVKSIQVEMGKFQSIF from the coding sequence ATGTCCCGAATGGCAGAACAGCAGCTTTATATCAATGGTGGTTATACATCCGCCACCAGCGGTCGCACCTTCGAGACCATCAACCCGGCCAATGGTGACGTCCTGGCGACGGTGCAGGCCGCAGGTCGCGAGGATGTCGATCGCGCGGTAGAAAGCGCACAGCGCGGGCAAAAGATCTGGGCGGCGATGACCGCTATGGAGCGTTCGCGCATTTTGCGCCGCGCCGTGGAGATCCTGCGCGAGCGTAACGACGAGTTGGCAAAACTCGAAACGCTGGATACCGGTAAAGCGTTTTCTGAAACCAGCACCGTGGACATCGTCACCGGTGCGGACGTGCTGGAGTACTACGCGGGGTTGATCCCGGCGCTGGAAGGCAGCCAGATCCCACTGCGTGACACCTCGTTCGTTTACACCCGTCGCGAGCCGTTAGGCGTGGTGGCGGGGATCGGCGCGTGGAACTACCCGATCCAGATCGCCCTGTGGAAATCCGCGCCGGCGCTGGCGGCGGGCAACGCGATGATCTTCAAACCGAGCGAGGTCACCCCGCTCACCGCCCTGAAGCTTGCCGAAATTTACACCGAGGCGGGCCTGCCGGACGGCGTGTTTAACGTCCTGCCGGGCGTCGGGGCAGAAACCGGCCAGTTCCTGACCGAACATCCGGGCATCGCGAAGGTCTCCTTTACCGGCGGCGTCGCCAGCGGCAAAAAGGTGATGGCAAACTCGGCGGCCTCGTCCCTGAAAGAGGTGACGATGGAGTTGGGCGGCAAATCACCGCTGATTATTTTCGACGATGCGGATCTCGATCTCGCGGCAGACATCGCCATGATGGCCAACTTCTTCAGCTCCGGCCAGGTGTGCACCAACGGCACCCGCGTGTTTGTGCCTGCGAAATACAAAGCCGCATTTGAGCAGAAAATTGTCGAGCGCGTGGGTCGCATCCGTGCGGGCGATCTGTTCGATGAAAACACCAACTTTGGCCCGCTGGTCAGCTTCCCGCACCGCGACAACGTGCTGCGCTACATCGCCAAAGGCAAAGAGGAAGGCGCGCGCGTACTGTGCGGCGGCGACGTGCTGAAAGGTGAAGGCTTTGACAACGGCGCGTGGGTGGCCCCGACCGTGTTCACCGACTGCACCGACGAGATGACCATCGTGCGCGAGGAGATCTTCGGGCCGGTGATGTCCATTCTCACCTATCACACTGACGAAGAAGCCATTCGTCGCGCCAACGACACCGACTACGGCCTGGCGGCGGGCATCGTCACCGCCGATCTGAACCGCGCCCACGGTGCAATCCACCAGCTCGAAGCGGGCATCTGCTGGATCAACACCTGGGGTGAATCCGCTGCGGAGATGCCGGTCGGCGGCTATAAACACTCCGGCATTGGCCGCGAGAACGGGGTGATGACGCTCCAGAGCTATACCCAGGTGAAGTCCATCCAGGTTGAGATGGGTAAATTCCAGTCCATATTTTAA